One part of the Sebastes fasciatus isolate fSebFas1 chromosome 8, fSebFas1.pri, whole genome shotgun sequence genome encodes these proteins:
- the LOC141772359 gene encoding PHD and RING finger domain-containing protein 1-like isoform X1 — protein sequence MFQSTAHRKLRHTNLKSSMDKSTLLNPAGGEGAEKCYICLSSFEKQTVGSLENCQHVFCLECIVQWSQTANTCPVDRISFAFIHQRLCPGGDVQKKIKVRTKKKEDDDDEEEEGSNTVICEECGRSDRRNRLLVCIHCDSGYHMDCLTPSLNSGPEGDWICAECAVSPQHTDGSMLEGEISDGELTDLLAEVDETASTSSRLRPSTVNRPSSSTERRHSQRIQSRASASPHPLPQTSWHVPKYLLEASRPAVTTDEVAAHHHSDTSSAAIKLKTRKRKKRPT from the exons ATGTTTCAGTCAACAG CTCACCGGAAACTGCGACACACCAACCTGAAGTCGAGTATGGATAAGTCCACCTTATTAAACCCAGCAGGTGGAGAGGGTGCAGAGAAATGTTACATCTGCCTGAGCAGCTTTGAAAAGCAAACAGTGGGCTCTCTGGAAAACTGCCAGCACGTCTTCTGCCTTGAATGCATTGTCCAGTGGTCCCAG ACAGCCAACACTTGCCCGGTGGATCGGATCAGTTTTGCTTTCATCCACCAGAGACTGTGTCCTGGAGGGGATGTTCAAAAGAAG ATCAAAGTGAGGACAAAGAAAaaggaagatgatgatgatgaggaggaggaggggagcaaTACTGTTATCTGCGAGGAATGTGGACGCAGCGACCGCCGGAACCGGCTGCTAGTGTGCATACACTGTGATTCGGG GTATCATATGGACTGCTTAACACCATCATTAAATTCTGGTCCTGAAGGTGACTGGATTTGTGCTGAGTGTGCGGTCAGTCCTCAGCATACAG ACGGCTCCATGTTGGAGGGGGAGATCAGTGATGGAGAACTAACAGACCTCCTAGCTGAAGTAGATGAAACTGCATCTACCAGCAGTCGCCTTCGGCCCTCCACTGTAAATCGTCCCAGCAGCTCCACTGAACGACGACACAGCCAGAGGATCCAGAGCAGAGCCAGCGCCAGTCCTCATCCTCTGCCCCAAACCTCCTGG CATGTACCTAAATACCTGTTAGAGGCATCAAGGCCTGCAGTCACCACAGATGAAGTAGCTGCACACCATCACAGTGATACCAGCAGTGCTGCCATCA agttaaagacaagaaaaagaaagaaacgtCCAACTTGA
- the LOC141772359 gene encoding PHD and RING finger domain-containing protein 1-like isoform X2 gives MDKSTLLNPAGGEGAEKCYICLSSFEKQTVGSLENCQHVFCLECIVQWSQTANTCPVDRISFAFIHQRLCPGGDVQKKIKVRTKKKEDDDDEEEEGSNTVICEECGRSDRRNRLLVCIHCDSGYHMDCLTPSLNSGPEGDWICAECAVSPQHTDGSMLEGEISDGELTDLLAEVDETASTSSRLRPSTVNRPSSSTERRHSQRIQSRASASPHPLPQTSWHVPKYLLEASRPAVTTDEVAAHHHSDTSSAAIKLKTRKRKKRPT, from the exons ATGGATAAGTCCACCTTATTAAACCCAGCAGGTGGAGAGGGTGCAGAGAAATGTTACATCTGCCTGAGCAGCTTTGAAAAGCAAACAGTGGGCTCTCTGGAAAACTGCCAGCACGTCTTCTGCCTTGAATGCATTGTCCAGTGGTCCCAG ACAGCCAACACTTGCCCGGTGGATCGGATCAGTTTTGCTTTCATCCACCAGAGACTGTGTCCTGGAGGGGATGTTCAAAAGAAG ATCAAAGTGAGGACAAAGAAAaaggaagatgatgatgatgaggaggaggaggggagcaaTACTGTTATCTGCGAGGAATGTGGACGCAGCGACCGCCGGAACCGGCTGCTAGTGTGCATACACTGTGATTCGGG GTATCATATGGACTGCTTAACACCATCATTAAATTCTGGTCCTGAAGGTGACTGGATTTGTGCTGAGTGTGCGGTCAGTCCTCAGCATACAG ACGGCTCCATGTTGGAGGGGGAGATCAGTGATGGAGAACTAACAGACCTCCTAGCTGAAGTAGATGAAACTGCATCTACCAGCAGTCGCCTTCGGCCCTCCACTGTAAATCGTCCCAGCAGCTCCACTGAACGACGACACAGCCAGAGGATCCAGAGCAGAGCCAGCGCCAGTCCTCATCCTCTGCCCCAAACCTCCTGG CATGTACCTAAATACCTGTTAGAGGCATCAAGGCCTGCAGTCACCACAGATGAAGTAGCTGCACACCATCACAGTGATACCAGCAGTGCTGCCATCA agttaaagacaagaaaaagaaagaaacgtCCAACTTGA